The sequence below is a genomic window from Lytechinus variegatus isolate NC3 chromosome 3, Lvar_3.0, whole genome shotgun sequence.
GAAGTGCAGGTGAGACTGCTGGAGGTGTTCTACTTGTTCAATGAAAATCGTCATGGATTTCATTTCGaccataaacaaaatgaaattaattgattttaatcagtaattgCAAAAATAGTGATataattatgaattttggctaaaaacatttgcattggatttgtacaccacaaattcatgtttttgagcaatatTGGGTCTTCATGCACTTATGAAATGTTATGTAATTTTGCACCGCATACCCGGGGgccgcaattttggtctcaaaagttgcgcgagacttgaaagtaaaaagtcagcgagcgacgtaaaaaaaaattcatggtGGAATCTAATTAGAgttatggggtgttgcaagaaacttgtgatcaattgcaagtctatttttggttaCTAAATCATGTTTTGCAATTAATTGtgaattagtgattgattgctaatctgctccatggAACAAGGAGTTTAATCTAATTTGCTATAACTAACGTTGATTTATCAGTTGTAATATTGCAAcataatatttgcaattgatcacaaatattttctttcaacaccccctaagtgtcataattttcttattttgcatatgattttattaaattttgagtgctatgcttgttggatctttttgttggggtggacttgtactTTAAGAACATGTGAAATAAACAACAGTGCAAATTTCATTGGGATTTGATAAAAAGAAAGTCAAAGGTACTACATTTTTAGGTTAGACTTTTTTCTGAAATTGAATAGAGGAAATGGCTTTGTCTAAAAGAAAGGGGTATTCATGTACATACCAAATCCAAtttctttttgtctcgcccTAATGAAATTAGGCAGAGAGCTAGTAGCCACTTTGTCTGTTACCAAAATGTTAGTTTTTGTTCAATTTGctctaatttctttatttttgcataaattgtATTCATACTTGGTGcatatgatccttgggtaataaaTCCCATATGTgaggtaatgataatgatggccatttccttatttctgcatcaatttttaTCACTGTTGGTTCAAATAATCCTTGAGTGATAATACCACATATGTGTTTATGAGGTTGATggggtcaaaagtcatttaaggGTGAAAACATCATATTGCATATATTCTATTGATAAAGAAATAGGCGAGACTCAAGGTTCGTGAATCACCTTGTTTGTGGGGCCAGGCTCAATTAGCACTTGTGCTATTTTCTGGTCCCATTTACCatcatatttttatacatgtgtaactgttatgcaatttgttttataacctgtaaacatgtgaatattgttggtaaataaatcaaatcaaaattattatatgaaattgaaaacgGTCAAATTTTCAAAGCCAAGATTTCACAATTGCTTAAGTGACATTGTCAGCTCAATCTTTAAGTAACTTAACTAAAAATTTGTTAATATCAATAAATcccatttttttgcttgtttactacttattctatttattcaatCCACTGGTCTGAGATGGGAGTACCACTTTATACCCCCTAAATTATAATGTGATTTTAAGACCATCTGCAGTTTGATTGTGTACATCTGTTCATGAGATATTGTGTCATATGTTCAGAACTATGCAAAATTGATGGTCTGGTAGCCTGGGGCTGCTACACAATTAATGTTCAGCCACCAGCAGTCATGAAAAATTCCAGTTTGTTGGACCAAAGTAGATTTAAAAGGGGTaagtaaaatttgaattttgtaatATATACTTGAACATAAGCAAGAGACAATCAATATATTGATCGTTTCCGCTCGATTTCTTTTGGACTTTTTATATGCCTGTCCTatgggacgtattatggtatcacgctcagTGTCCGTCCGACAGTTAACATTTCTTTGTGAACGCGATAACTTAagtttggtgtgtatgatactacccttctgcagtccttgtaaatgcaataacttcagtttaacttagtCTAGGCTAATATAATTTGGCGTGTATAATACTGTACTAGTATGGATCCCAGGAaacctattgattttgaggtcagagtTCGAGGTCACAgtgaaatgttttcattttacccTTCTGAAGACCTTGTAAACTCAATAACTTTAGTCTTACTtgacctaggctcatataatttggtgtgtacatggatcccaggaagcctattgattttgtggtcaaaaggtcaagttcacagtgacatattttcatctaaGTCCTTTTAAACGAGATAACTTTAACTTAaactaggctcatataatttagtgtgcatgatactagcatggatcccagaaAGCCTATAGATtctgaggtcaaaaggtcaagatcacagtgacatgttttcatcttacccttctgaaatCCTAGTAAacatgataacttcagtttaacttaacctagctAGGCTCATATCATTTGGTGTGTATCCcaggaattctattgattttatgGTCAAAGGCGAAGTCgtcaccttccacttttcttgcttgaccaataactccatttttcACGTTACCGGTGGGCGTATTAAGTGCTCGCCTTATTTCAGTCCAccagaaattaaaaatattcgGCCTCTGACTTGGTCTCTAGAAATAAAAGTTAGGACGGAACCTAAGAATAGTGACAAATAAGTTCTGGTATAGTATACTATTACTCTCtatttacttctttttttatatacatccTGTGCTTATACTGCATAGCAATTTCATTGATTCAATTAGATGCCAAGTTGACTTTCACATTAAATATCTTCAATGCAATAGGTTAATTAAATGTCATTCATTAATTTGTCTGAGGACAGTTAATAATGGTCCTTTGTAACCCAACTTATTGTCTTCAAAGGTCGAAACTTAATTTGTGCCTTATATTTCATCAACTATGTGAAGACTAGGAACAGTGGAGGACCAATGTTTGTCCTCGGACAAAGGTGTGTAGGTGTATGTTTGTTGGAAAGAAGGTATTTCCAAGTTTGAATTTATATTCTTATCCCAGCTTATCTCGACTGAAGTCAGTTCACTGAACATCAACTCAACCTCACCTGCATTCTTGAACTCATGAACAATAAATTAAGATTTATAACAATGCAGATTGTAAATAAATAGATCTTATTAGCatccaaataattttttcaaagaaatatttcacCTGAATCATACCATACTTGTAATTTCAAGCAAGTCCATGAAACAAGATGAAAATACATTAACACGTAAGGCAAAGTTCGTAAGATAATTGATTAAACAACGGATCGAACATCGTACACTAGTAACACAAcaccaaaaatataaaaatccaTGTAACACTTGtgactttattaaaaaaaaacagtaacgGTACATTCCCATGCAAATAAGAGAagcaatgatgtcactcactatgccttttgtatgaaataaaattacagttaataccatttcaattttatattgGTAGATTTAATAATAAAGAGACATATATTAAATGATGGTTATTAATATTTACAAAGTGAAGTAAcaaactaaaataaaattgtgacATCAGTGACTCTCTAATTCACAAACCAtaacatttttcattaaaagttaTCGGGAAACTAttaaaaatttatataaaaacttcattttcaatctgattttgatgaaatattagGCATTACGCTTGATTGATTTTGCTCCAATTTACATCAAATTGCTTTCTGAGTAGTTTTAGCTGACTCAAATAACAATATCTACCAAAAGAATTAATAACTGTCCTTATAAAGTGATGAATGATACTTTCTTGGTGTCTACATGTATACCTCTCGTGAGATATAAAAATGGGATACAAAGGAGTGAACAGTGTGAAAATAGACAAGAAACAAAAAAGCATTTTGCACAGTTGAGGGAATTTTTTTACCTTATTAATAAAGATGAGAAAAAAGAGATAAGTGGTTAGTTTAGCACTTTtgagaaatttgaaatttcatatttgtgcatGACAACTTCCAGGTAAGGTAAACTATCTTTAAACAAATATGAACaactaatttaaaaaatactacAACATTAGGGCTGCAAGATATTGCACACTTTGATTTTCTCACAATAAACTGACATACATTATACTCCATTGAAAATTTAAGATGTTCACAATTTTTTGCATACCTGTACatttgtcttaaaaaaaaactaacagaAAACAAAACGTGCAATCAAAGGAGAAAACGAATTTAATGGATGATACACTTCTGTGATATTTGGGGATTCCTGGGTTTAGTTCTCACTCAATTATGACAATTTCATACGGTTTGAGGTCTGAAAACACACAAGACTAGAAGATACATTGTGTCATCACAAAATCCAATATCAGTGAATTTCAATGTCTTGATATATTCCAAAATAATTGTGATATTGTACAGCTACTGCTATCaacttgaaattgaaaaaaaaatacacaagtcATCACTATAATTGTCCTGAGAATGTCCAGATAGATACCACCTTCACTGCTGAATTTGATATTATCCTCACTTTAAACAATCATTTTATCTGCATGGTTGAAAATATGACTTGGATGGTCCAACAATACAGTCCATACTGTTTTACAGAATTCAAATCCATGTTTATTCCTCTTTTATGAATCTTCTTTCTGCATAAACTGAGAAGGCTTTTTAGTTTCTTGAAAGAGTTCATACAGCTGTCCAACCTGCATGTCATTCATATCATCTAATTGTTTTTCATCTATATGCAAACCAACCTGTTTGATCTCTTCCTCAGATTTCACTCCTTCTGTCTGAACTGATAACATTGCAGCATAACCCTGTTCATTAGATCaatagaaaatatgaattatattaAAATCACTATGCCAACATTCATCACACAACTGagtattgaaattatttttaaaatatacaattatttATCCTGATCTAAAAACCAACTTTTCCTATACTGGCAGGTGATATCCTACAGATTGTATATtttcacccccccaaaaaagaaaaaagattatGTCAATTATATGttaaaagtgaaagaaaaagcAGTATGAAGACAAGTGTTTGAATGTAACTTATTATCCTTGAACCTGGATTTGTTCAATTTTAAGAATTAGCACGCAAGTTGCCAGGTCAAACatgtaaaaggaaaataaaaaaagagttaatgaaagacatgattggacttcatattttattcaatgtacatgtaaaaacttGGATTAAGAGGTTTTCTGATAAgaaggggaaggcggggtaagttgagcataggggcaagttgagccaccagccgcaggccaataatgaatgagtcagacattgtggtggtgtcatgtattgatgacccatagcataacccctaaccccaccacattgtttccaactttgaaacaaaaagtagttttttagaggggaaaatgtgaatttcagccaaaaaagtaaaaaaagagtgtgaaatagataagtgctttataaacacacacgtctttaaatataataaagacatgataacaacattattagtccaggtatggatcttcattcttgtcatatcttttatatgatggatgcatgataaatgtgtggatacaaaattatcgcactaagttcggactggggtaagttgagccaaacagcatggggcaagttgagccatggtaattcctatggtaatgtatcttaaaaaaaaacaaaccataaaaatcgattgaaatacaggctgaaaggagcaaattaacatgactgctcttttccttttacaggatgttagtatttatagagaattagcaagtgaaaagactttaaacaaaacattaacatgctggttctcccccatacattttgtacatagtttttgtggctcaacttaccccagaaggtggctcaaacttaccccatatatggggcaagttgagccatttgacatcggttttttcaaaggtcacgatgactttcagtgttggggtagaaagttatatataggtggaaaatatttcagaagaatgaaatttcaaagcaaggtacttatttcgacaagattattaatcatatcaattctaacatgcaaaaagcaaaaactgtcacaacttaccccgccttcccctactgaaAGATGGCTAGTATCTCTTTGTTCGATTGACCATATCACATAAAATTTAAGCCAGAGCAATGCTCGTTTACGattattaaattatattttgttttcaaattttctgcattactcctatttgatTAAGATCGGTATGctgtaatgaaaattataagtcacaaaaaattggaaccagtgggatttgaaGCTGCCATCTACATATAATATGATTGggtaattttcacattttttgtcAGACATGCTGTATAATTTACTGCATCTCCTGGCCAactcaacttaaaaaaaaaggtgggTAACTGTAATTTTTGCAGAAGCATAATGAGCAAAAAGTTTTTAGGGGGCCAGACATGGTGTATGGGACTTATTTTATCTACCGTAATTGTAACACTACTAATAAAAAATCCAATCTTGTGGGGATTTCATTACAGTGCAaatccaaaaaaaaagtttac
It includes:
- the LOC121410255 gene encoding succinate dehydrogenase assembly factor 3, mitochondrial-like; this translates as MAVSHGSAVRALYKRILQLHRRLPLEMKALGDEYVKAEFRRHKNVNSEEVQNFMKEWQGYAAMLSVQTEGVKSEEEIKQVGLHIDEKQLDDMNDMQVGQLYELFQETKKPSQFMQKEDS